The genomic stretch TATTTGACTAAATCCCGCCGTTCTTCTTGCCACAGATGGGTAAATTCTGTGGGAGTTATTTCGGCTGTGCCCACTTTAACCAATAGTCCCACCAGAAGTCGCATCATCCCATAGAGAAATCCATTAGCTTGGACTTCGATCGCCAAAAATGGGTCTTGGGTGGTGCATTGGGCTGTCTGAATGTCTACCCAGGAGTGCTGGCGACTCGATCCGGCCCGATGAAAGGCGGATAGGTGATGACGACCCAGTAAAGGGTCAAGGGCGGCTTGAATCCGGTTGGCATCCAGAGGTTGATAATAATAATGCCAAGTCAGATGCCGCACAAATAAGTTAGGGTTGGCGTGGGTATAGAGGGTATATCGATACCGTCGCCAAAGGGCCGAAAACCGGGCGTGCCAAGTGGGAGGAACCTGGGCTGAACCGCGAATGAGAATGTCTGAGGGTAAGCGACTATTGAGAATGGTCGCCCACCGTTGGGGAGGAATGGGCCCGGAGACATCGAAGTGGGCAACTTGAGCGGCTGCATGGACTCCGGTATCGGTTCGACCAGCCGCCACGACGGGAACGTGCTGATTGATCACCGAGGCGATCGCCTTTTCCAGTTCCTCCTGTACCGTTCGTTCTCCTTTTCCTTGGCGCTGCCAACCGTAGAAATGGGTTCCCAGGTACTGAATGACTAGAGCAATTCGTTGACGCTCATCCGTTAAATCCTCTGAGTCTTTCAGTTGCCAACGGGATTTCATTGGTTCTCCCCTGTATTCCCCATCACCTATAGTAGGGGCGGGTTTGTCCATCTTTCTCTTGGCCTACCCAGATCTTAGTGAACCCGCCCGGTTTGACTTAGACTAATTCAATAATCGCCATTTCTGCATTGTCCCCCCGACGAGGAACAGTGGGTAGAATGCGCGTATATCCACCCTGGCGATCGCTATACCGAGACGGAGCTTGTTCAAACAGAGCATGAACCAATTGCTTTTTCTTCAGCATATGTTCTTTGCGGTCTGGACTCCCACTCAGATATAGATAACTCAAAACCTGGCGACGAGCCGCCAGAGTTCCGCTTTTCGCTAGGGTAATCATTTTTTCCACTTCACTGCGGACAGCTTTCGCCCTAGCTTTGGTGGTCGTAATCCGACCATGACGAATCAATTCAGTCGTTAAGGATCTCAGCAGAGCCTTACGCTGATCGGCAGGTTTTCCCAGTTTTGGGACACGACAACGATGACGCATAACACTTTTCCACGTTTCAAAGTTTAGACAAAATTAAACCCATGAACGTTAGGATTTGGCCTTTTCATGGGGCAGAGTAATCCCTAACCTCTGTTGCAGGGCTTCAATCACTTCTTCGGCTGATTTTGCCCCAAAGTTTTTGATCTCCAACAAATCTTCTTGGGTGTAATCGAGTAGATCGGATACATTATTAATCTGCGCTCGTTTGAGACAGTTGTAAGCTCTCACCGATAACTGTAATTCCTCAATCGGAATCTGACTATTGGGATCATCTGTCAGTTCTGGCTCATCCTTGAGCGGCTCAAAGGTAATATCTTTGAGTGGACTAAATAAATCAACCAATATCGTCGATGCTTGAGATAAGGCTTCTTGGGGAGTGATACTCCCATTGGTGGTTACATCAAGGATTAGCCGGTCTTGTTCCAAGGAACCCCCTACCCGTGCATCTTCGACCATATAATTGACTTTAGATACGGGCATAAAAATCGCATCGATCTGGAGAAAGTCTAAGGCGCTCGGATCTTGGCGACTACGGTCTACAGAGCGGTAGCCTGTACCCGTTTCTATCCGAAACTCCATTTCTAAGGTTGCGCCCTCCGAGAGGGTGGCAACTTTTTGAGTGCCGTTGACTAATTCCACATCCGATGGTAGGTCAAACTCACTGGCTTGAACTGTTTTTGGCCCCGTGGCCACTAAACGGCCGATTTGGGGTTGATTAGAGTAGCTTTTGATAATGATTTCCTTCATGTTCAGTAAGATTTCTAATACATCTTCCCGAACGCCTGGAATCGTTGCAAACTCATGGTTTACGCCAGCAATCCTCACCGAGGTCACGGCTGCCCCGGATAGATTAGAGAGCAATACTCGTCTGAGAGCATTGCCTACTGTTGTGCCTTGACCTCGTTCTAAGGGTTCTAGAATAAATCGGCTGTACTGACTTTGATCTTTTTCTGTATAACTTTCAACACATTCAACCTGAAACTGCCCCACAGAGCCACCTCCCTTCGCCTGCTTTCTAGGAGGGCTGTATATGACCTTCCTAGCTGTTTGTTTGTCATTGAATGGGCCATGCTTGCCTCATCTGCTGGTTGGGCAGACTCGGCACGGATCGCCTTTGTCCTAGACTCGCCGCCGTTTTGGAGGACGGCATCCATTATGAGGGATGGGGGTGACATCTCGAATGAGAGTGATTTCTAAACCTGAACCTTGTAGGGCACGGATAGCGGTTTCTCGTCCCGATCCGGGGCCACTAACCATGACTTCAATTTGCCGCATTCCTTGGTCGATCGCCCGACGAGCGGCACTATCTGCGGCTGTTTGAGCGGCAAAGGGAGTTCCTTTTTTGGCTCCCTTAAATCCACTCGATCCGGCTGAAGCCCAAGAGATTACATCGCCGTTGGGGGCAGTAATCGAGACAATCGTGTTGTTGAACGTCGATTGAATGTGGGCTACACCATTAGGAATATTTCGCTTTTGCTTCTTCGGGCCTGTTTTTTTCGGTCGTGCCATAGTTTATGTTGCACTCTATGTATCTTGGTCTCAGAGGTCTGTATTGGATGAAATTGGCGATCGCATGGGGGCGATCTCATCAACTGCTACCTATTTCTTAGCGGCTGCTTTTTTCTTACCAGCAACTGTGCGGCGGACTCCACGACGAGTACGGGCATTGGTACGGGTTCGCTGTCCCCGTACCGGCAGTCCCATACGATGCCGTCTTCCACGATAGGTTCCAATATCCATCAGACGTTTGATATTCATTGCCTCCCACCGTCTGAGATCCCCTTCAATTTGGTATTGGGTCTCTACAGCTCCTCTTAAGGCAACGATATCATTATCTGTTAAATCTTTTACTCTTGTATCTGGATTGACACCAGTATCCGCTAAGATCTTTTGGGAACGGCTTAAGCCGATCCCATAGATGTAGGTTAGACCTATTTCTATCCGTTTATCTCGCGGTAGGTCTACACCAGCTATTCTGGCCACGCTTTTTCTCCCTCGTCTTGAACAACTTAACTTAATGCCTCTCCCTAGGGGGAGGGTTGATCCACTCTAAATGTAATCCCAAGTGATTCAGGTCTGGGGTTGAAGTTAACCTTGACGTTGCTTATGTTTTGGGTTAGAACAGATCACCATTACCCGACCTTTACGGCGAATAACTCGGCATTTCTCACACATTTTACGGACGGATGCTCGGACTTTCATCCCGTGTTTTTGAATGTCTACAAATATAACATCTTATCAGTTTTACTTTGGTTTTGTCAAATCAGACAAGAGAGACTTTAGAACGGTTTTTACTTCTTACGCAATCGATAGGTGATTCTCCCTTTGGTTAAGTCATAGGGAGTCAATTCTACTTTGACGCGATCGCCAGGCAAAATTTTGATATAGTTGCGGCGAATTTTACCCGAAATATGGGCTAACACATTAAACCCATTATCCAGGTCTACCCGAAACATAGCATTCGGCAAGGATTCTGTTACTTGCCCTTCCATTTCAATTAGATCTTGTTTAGCCAATGTCATCTCTCCTCAATTCTACAGGTCTGGGTCACAGAACTTCAATTTCCATGACTTTTACCCGAAAACAAAATTTCCGGGGTCTTTACATATCTTATCAAATTTTTTTCTCAAACTCGATCGGGTTATGGTTTCACCGCTAATGTCCCATGGTCAAAGCATGTTGTAAATCCTGGGTCACCTTTTCCACGGGCTGATTTCCCCGAATCCGCTTCAGTTTCCCCCGAGCGCCATAGAAATCAATCAAGGGTTGAGTTTCCTCGTGATAAACCTCCAAGCGATGACGAATCGTCTCGGTCGTATCATCAGCCCGTCCTCTAGACAAAAGTCGCTCAACTAAAATCGCTTCTGGAACCTCCAAGAAAATGGCATAATCACAATCTTTATTCTTGGAATACAACATTTTTTGGAAGGTTTCAGCCTGGGAACTGTTACGAGGAAACCCATCCAAAATCCACCCATTTTGGGCATCTGTTTCACTCAGCCGCTCTTCTACCAAATCCAACACCAACTGATCTGGAACCAAAGAGCCTTGATCCATATAGAACTTGGCCTTTAATCCCAAATCCGTTTCGTTGGCCACACTATTGCGGAGAATCTCTCCTGTAGAAATATGGGGAATTTTTTCCCGTTTGGATAGTTCGGCGGCTTGAGTTCCCTTGCCAGAACCGGGTGGCCCAATAAAAATCAACCTTGACATGACACTATTGTTTCACCATCCCTTCATAACGTTGAGAAATCACATAGGTTTGAATTTGCTTCGCGGTGTCAATCGCCACCCCAACCAAAATCAATAGGGAGGTAGCGCCTAATCCTTGAAACGTCGGGACGCGGGTCAAGCCTTCAACCACTGTGGGCACAATAGCCACAATGCCCAAAAACACAGCCCCTAAAAACGTCAACCGATTCAGAACCCGTTCAATATACTCACTCGTTGCTTTTCCGGGACGAATGCCGGGGATACTCGAACCCATTTTTTTCAGATTCTGAGCCACATCTATGGGATTCATAATCAAAGAAGCATAGAAATAGCTAAAAAACAGAATCATCGTCAAATAGAAAGGAACATATAATGCTCCTCCTGGACTCAGATATTGAACCGCACTCAGAACAGCCGAACTTCCGGTTAATTCAGCCAGGGTAACCGGTAAAATCAGGACAGCAGAAGCAAAAATAATCGGCATTACCCCACCTTGGTTTAATCGCAAGGGGAGGTAGCTACTTTTTTCCAAATACAGTTTTCTACCCACTTGGCGACGAGCGGAGATGATCGGAATTCGGCGAGTTCCTTCTTGAACAAAAACAATACCGACAATCATCACCAGGAAGACCAGCACCAAAAGCAGAGTTCGTCCGACAATACCACTATCTCCACTGGAGGCTAATTCAATCGTTTGGCCAATGGAGCGCGGCAAGGTAGAAACAATATTGACAAAAATGAGTAACGACGCACCGTTGCCGATACCTCGTTCAGTAATCACTTCTCCAAACCACATCACCAACATGGAACCCGCACTGAGGGCTAAAATCGTTTGGAGAATAAATATGGGCCCTGGGTTTAAGGCAACTCCGGGGGCATTATTTAACCATAATCCAATCCCTACACTTTGAAGGATGCACCATCCTAGGGCAACATAGCGAGTAATTTGGGAGAGTTTTCGCCGTCCGGCTTCCCCTTCATTCTTTTGTAAGTCTTCTAGGGTAGGCAGAGCAGCAGTTAAGAGTTGGATGATGATGGATGCATTAATAAAGGGGAGGATGCCGAGGGCAAAAACGCCCAGTTGAGAAATTCCTCCACCGGAAAACAGGTCTAAAAATCCAATAATTGGACTGCCTTCAATATTGCGGCTAAATTGATCCCGGTCGATGCCGATAACGGGGATATAAACCCCTAATCTAGCCAAAATTAATAAGCCCAGAGTGATCAGTAACCGACCTCTGAGGCCGGCTGCCTGAGCCATCTGGATAAAGGTTTCTTGAGCGCTTGGAGTTTTGTCTCGACTAACGGTCATTAAGGGACACCTCGATGACGACGGTAAATAGGTGGGTTAACAGTGGCAAGGATGCCTCCGCATTGCTGAGGCGATCGCCAGCTTAAATTTAAGAGCTTGGGCGATCAGGCTCTGCATCGCGCTGTTATTCTAAAACCTGACAACTCCCTCCAGCACCTTCGAGTTTAGTCCGAGCATTAGCCGTAAATTGGGCTGCTGTCACTTGCAGGGGTACGCTAATTTCTCCGTCTCCCAAGATTTTCAAGGGGCCGTCATTGGTGGTCACAATCCCTGCGTCCATCAATGATTCTAAAGTCACTTCGGTATTTGCTGGCAGGGTAGCCAGTTGACGAATATTAATCGTAGTGTACTGTTGTTTGTTAATAACTGTAAAGTGCTTGAGTTTAGGCACACGCCGATATAGGGGCATTTGTCCCCCTTCAAAGCCGGGACGAGTGCCCCGACCTGAACGGGATTTTTGTCCCCGCATTCCAAAGCCACAACTGGCTCCCTGACCTGCCGAGATTCCGCGACCGACTCGACGGCGGCGTTTACGGGAACCTTTTTGAGGGGCAAGATTTTCTAATCTCATGGTATTTATCCTTGGGCTTACCGGTTTACTCTCTAGTTAGTCCCTTTTTGGGAGCTAGACATAAAGCTGTTCGATGGCAATTCCTCTTTCCTGGGCGACATCAGCAAAGGTACGGAGGCTAGAGAGGGCATCAATGGCTGCCCTAGCATTATTGAGCGGGTTATTAGAGCCAAGTTGCTTGGCTAGGGCATTTTGAACCCCTGCCAGTTCTAGCACGGTACGCACTGACCCCCCAGCAATCACCCCAGTACCGGGAGCGGCTGGACGCATCAGCACTCTAGCTCCTGTGGCTTCTCCAGTGGAAGGATGGGGGAGGGAGTTGGCTTTGGTTAGGGGAACGGTAATTAGGTGTTTTTTGGCATCAGCGACTCCTTTTTTCACCGCTCCGATGACATCACCGGCTTTACCCACACCTACACCGACTTGACCCCGCTCGTTGCCGACGATGACGATCGCCCGGAAGCTTAATTTTTTACCTCCTTTGACGACCTTCGTCACCCGGCGGATTTGTACTACCCGCTCTTGCCATTCGCTTTCTTTTTCCCGATTGCGGTTGCCTTTGCGTGATTTGCCTTTCTTTTCTTTGTCTTCCATGGTTTTTGTGGGTCTGTCCTAAAAGTCTAATCCAGCTTCACGAGCCGCGTCTGCTAATGCTTTAACGCGACCATGGTACAAGTTGCCACCTCGGTCGAAGACCACCCTGGAAATTCCTTTATTGATGGATCGCTCGGCGATCGCCTTACCCACTTGGGCAGACGCTTCACAAGTCCGGCCCACAGCATTCAAGGCGGCTTTCATTTCCGGCTCTAAGGTGGAGGCAGCAGCTAGGGTATGATGCTGGGTATCATCAATGACCTGAGCATAAATGTGGTTGTTGGATCGAAATACCGCTAACCGGGGACGCTCAGGAGTTCCACTAACTGACTTACGAATGCGATTGTGTCTACGCTGCCTGAATTCTTGTCTGGTTCGTTTCATGGTTATTTCTTACCTGCCTTACCCGCTTTACGTCTGACGATTTCGCCCTGATAGCGAATGCCTTTACCCTTATAGACTTCGGGAGGACGAACATCACGAATTTTGGCGGCGGTATTGCCCACGATCTCTTTATCGATGCCGGTTACTACCACCAAAGTTCCTTGATTAACGGCTTTACCCGTATTATCAACGATGGCAAAATCAATCCCCTCTGGGGCTTCAAAATCGACCGGTTTACTATAGCCCACATTCAAGGTGAGGGCTTTGCCTTTGGCTTGGGCCCGGTATCCTACCCCTTGCAGTTCTAGACGCTTTTCAAATCCTTTAGATACCCCTTCCACCATATTGAACACGAGGGTACGGCAGAGGCCATGGGCTGCCCGACATCTGCGGGAGTCATTGCGCCGTTGCACGATCAGGGTATTGTTCTCTTGTTCAATTGTGACTTCTGAAGGCAAGATGCGCTCTAGTTGTCCTTTGGGCCCTTTGACAGAGACTTGTTGACCATTAAGGGTAACTGTTACTTTGTCAGGAATATTAATAGGACGTTTACCAATTCGAGACATAATCTTTTACTTGTTGTCCTTGTTCATGGGTCTAATCATTGATTTTTGCTCTGGGGCAATCGTCAATTCAAAGTTACCAAACATAGCAAAGCACTTCACCACCAATGCCTTGGCGACGGGCTTCACGGTCAGTCATGATGCCATGGGAGGTTGAAATAATGGCAATTCCAATCCCACCTAAAACACGGGGGAGTTCCTTGCGATTTTTATAAACCCTCAGACCCGGACGACTGACCCGTTCGAGCTTGCTGATAATTGGACTTCGGTTTTTGCCCTTATATTTAAGGGCAATCCGGAGGTTGGTTTTGACTCCTTCCCCCACCGTCTCAAAGTCGGAAATAAAGCCTTCATCTTTTAAGACTTGGGCAATACTCCGGGTGAGTTTGGTGGATGGGACTTGAGTGGTTTGATGCCGCGCTAAGTTCGCATTGCGAAGGCGCGTGAGCATATCCGCGATCGTGTCGTTTACGGCCATCGTTTACTCTCTCGATAAAACTCCTTTAGTTTTCCCGGAAAGGCATTCCCATTTCCCGCAGTAGGGCGCGTCCTTCTTCATCGGATTGAGCGGTTGTGGTAATGGCAACATCCATCCCTCGAATTTGGTCGATTTTGTCATATTCTATTTCGGGAAAAATCAGTTGTTCCCGCAGACCGAGGTTATAGTTTCCGCGCCCATCGAAACTTTTTGGACTAATGCCTCGAAAGTCCCGAATCCGGGGCAGAGCTAAGTTGATTAATCGGTCTAGAAAGGCATACATCCGATCGCTGCGTAGGGTTACCATGACCCCAATGGGCATTCCTTGACGAATTTTGAATCCGGCGATCGCCTTTTTGGCCCGAGTCACTACGGGTTTTTGTCCCGTAATCAGGGCCAATTCGCTCAGGGAGGCCTCTAAGGATTTGGCATTTTGAGATGCTTCTCCGAGACCTCGGTTAATGGTTACTTTTTGAATTTTGGGTACTTGATGAATATTCGTGTACCCAAATTGCTCCATCAATTTGGGAACAATTTTTTCTTGATATCGGGTTTTGAGGGGTTGTACCATAGCGATTTCCTGCCAATTTAATCAATGATTTCCCCAGTTTTTTTCAGCATCCGTACCTTTTTTCCTTCTTCGGTGAAGGTATAGGAGATACGAGAGGCGACTTTTTCCTTGGTGGAATAGAGCATTACATTTGAGCTATGGATGGGAGCTTCAAAGGTCTTGATTTGTCCCGATTCTCCTTCTTGTCTGGGTTTAACGTGCTTCGTTCTAATGTTCACGTTTTGCACCACAACTTTACTGAGTTTGGGGAGCGCCTCAATCACTTCTCCGACTTTTCCCTTATCCTTGCCCGCAATCACTTGCACGGTATCGCCTTTTTTGACATGCATTTTCGAGGCAAGTGATTTCTGTTTGGGTTTAGCCATTACAGAACCTCCGGTGCTAGGGATACGATTTTCGTGTAATTCTTATCTCGCAGTTCGCGAGCGACTGGGCCAAATACACGGGTTCCCCTGGGATTGCGATCTTTGTTAATAATGACGGCAGCATTATCATCAAAGCGAATGCTCATACCACTTTGGCGACGCAAACCTTTTTTAGTTCTCACAATCACCGCTCGAACTACATCGGATTTTTTGATCGCCATATTGGGGTTGGCATCTTTAACGACGGCAATGATTTCATCACCAATGGAACCATAGCGTCGGTTGCCACCTAGAACTCGAATACACATGAGCTTACGAGCGCCACTGTTATCGGCAACATTGAGATAGGATTCTTGTTGAATCATGGGTTTATTCCTGGGATCAAAAAGGGAATCAACGCTCTAAATAAAGGGTTACTAACGAGTCTCAAGGATCTCACTAACGATCCAACGTTTGGTTCGACTCAAGGGACGAGATTCTTTAATTAAGACGCGATCGCCTTCTTTACAGTTTTCGTCTTCGTCGTGGGCTTTATAATGCTTAGTCTTGACCACAGTTTTACCGTATTTGGGGTGGGCACTACGATTTTCAATCGCCACCACCACGGTCTTCTGCATTTTCGTACTAATGACTCTGCCCACTCTTTCTTTGACGGCCATAGATTATGACTCCTCTTTGTCCTCTACAGGTGTCGCACTTTCTTGAGATTGAGCTTGAGTCAACTGCCTCTGTCTCTCAACCATCAAGAGTTGGGATTGGCGGTGTTTGAGGTGTTTGAACTGATGAGGTTTTATTTCTCCCTGGCCGGTCGCTTGTTGAAGCCGTAACTGAAACAGTTGTCGTTTGATGGCTACAATTTGCTCGCCAAGTTCCTCATCACTCAGGTTTCTTACCTCGTCAATTTTAGGTAATGGCATCTTTTTCTAACCCTGGGTATCACGCACCAAAAATTTAGTCTTGATCGGGAATTTATGGGAAGCCAGACGCATGGCTTCACGAGCGGTGGCTTCGGGCACACCGGCAATTTCATAAATTATCCGTCCGGGTTTGACCACAGCTACCCAATATTCTGGGTTTCCTTTCCCGGAACCCATACGGGTTTCGGCTGGTCGCATGGTTACCGGTTTGTCGGGGAAAATCCGAATCCAAATTTTCCCACCCCGCCGGATATACCGGGTCATGGCTCGACGACCGGATTCGATTTGGCGGGAGGTAATCCAGTGAGGTTCAAGGGCTTGGAGTCCAAAGTCTCCAAAGTTGATGACGTTCCCACGGGAAGCCAACCCTTTCATTCGACCTCGGTGTTGTTTGCGAAATTTTGTTCTTCTTGGACTTAACATGGCCAGAACTCAATTCAATAAGGGGTCACCCACAACGATTAGCTTTCGTTGGATCGGTCTTCAAATTGCGGCCGACGGCGATTACCTCGACGACGACTGGGGTTTGGCCCCGGTGGGGGAGTTTCTTCTTGTCCGGGGATAATTTCGCCTTTGAAGACCCAAACTTTAATGCCCAAGATTCCATAGATGGTTTGGGCGGTGCGGTAAGCGTAGTCAATGTCAGCCCGGAGGGTATGCAGGGGAACTCGTCCTTCTCTTGTCCATTCTGTACGGGCAATTTCTGCTCCGTTCAGACGGCCACTCACTTGGATTTTAATCCCTTGAATGCCTGCTCGTTGGGCCCGTTGGATGGCTTGGCGCACGACTCGACGGAAGGAAACCCGACGTTCGAGTTGTTGGGCGATATATTCAGCCAACAGACCGGAATCGGCATCAACGCGGGTGACCTCAACGACGTTGATCCGAATTTGGCGATTGCTATCACCGATTTCTTTTTGCAGGCTAGTGCGTAGGGACTCAATGCCTTGACCCCCTCGACCGACGACAACGCCGGGCCGGGCGGTATGGATTTCTAGGTCAATCTGATCGGCTTTGCGCTCGATGCGGACGGTGGAAATCCCGGCGTTATTGAGTTGTTTTTCTACATATTTACGAATCTTAAAGTCTTCTTGTAAGATTCCTGGGTAGTGTTTGTCATCTGCGAACCACCGAGAACGGTGTTCTTGGGTGATTCCTAGCCGAAACCCAGTTGGGTGTATTTTTTGTCCCACAGAGTAATCCTCTCGATCGATCAATGGTTGAGCTAACTGTTGGCCGCTTCGGGGGCAACAGCTACTGTAATATGACAGGTGGGTTTACGAATTTGATAAGCCCGTCCTTGGGCCCGGGGGCGAAAGCGCTTTAGGGCTGGGCCAGCGTCGGCAAAGGCTTTGCTGACCACTAGGGTTCTGGGGTCGAGTCCCTCATTGTGTTCTGCATTGGCGACTGCCGAACGCAAGACTTTTAAGACGGGTTGACAGGCACGGTAGGGCATGAATTCGAGGATGATCAGTGCATCCCGATAGGTTTTTCCCCGAATTTGGTCTAATACTCGACGGACTTTATGGGGGGACATGCGGATGTACCGTGCGATCGCACGAGTTTCTACAGAAGTATCGATTGCCATCGTTTTTCTTTCATCCTGAGTCAATATGGGGGAAACCGATGATTCCTAGGGGGAATGTTGATTATCGGCGAGCTTTTTTGTCGCTCTTTGCATGGCCTCGATAGGTTCGAGTGGGGGCAAATTCTCCTAATTTATGTCCGACCATTTGTTCGGTGATGAACACGGGAACATGCTGGCGGCCATTATGTACAGCAATCGTATGGCCAATCATCTGGGGCACAACGGTTGAGGCGCGAGACCAAGTTTTGATCACTTGTTTTTCGCCTTTATCGTTGAGTTTTTCCACTTTAGTTAACAGATGGTCGGCAACAAACGGGCCTTTTTTCAGTGAACGAGCCATAAGACTTTCAATGTTATGTAATCAGGGGAGTCAATTAAAAATTAAAAATTTTTAATTGCTTAGGCTTGACGACCTCCGCGACCGCGTTTGGAAGTCCGACGACGACGGCGCACGATTAGGCGATCGCTGGATTTATGTTTTTTCCGTGTTTTTGCACCCAAGGCGGGTTTACCCCAAGGGGTTACGGGGCCACTGCGACCAACGGGGGCCCGTCCTTCTCCACCTCCATGGGGGTGATCCACGGGGTTCATGACGCTACCTCGCACTTGGGGTCTACGACCTTTCCAGCGCGTCCGCCCGGCTTTACCCAGGCTGATGTTACGGGCTTCCACATTACCGACTTGGCCAATGGTGGCGTAACATTCGCGACGTACCATCCGAACTTCGGTGGAGGGTAAGCGCAGGGTTACATAGTCCCCTTCTTTGGCCACAACTTGGGCGGTAGCTCCAGCGGCCCGCACAATTTGCCCTCCTTTTCCGGGAACGAGTTCGATGTTGTGGACGCTGGTTCCCAAGGGCATGTTTGCTAGGGGCATACAGTTGCCCACTTCGATGGGAACGGTTTCACCGGAGATTACGGTTGTGCCAACGGCTAATCCTTTGGGATGAAGGATATAGCGTTTTTCACCATCGGTGTAAAACAGCAGGGCTAGGCGAGCGTTGCGGTTGGGGTCGTACTCGATCGCCGCTACTTTGGCGGGAATATTATGTTTATTGCGCCGAAAGTCTACGAGACGATAGCGCCGCTTGTGACCGCCCCCCCGATGGCGACAGGTGATGACTCCTCGGTTATTGCGTCCTTTGACCCGATGTTTTTTCTTAATCAGGGATTTCTCTGGCCGGTCTTTGGTGATTTCCGCAAAGTCGGAAACACTTTGTTGCCGGGTACTTGAGGTATAGGGTTTGTAGGATCGAATGCCCATAACAGTTTATGAATTACACTTCTGGGAACAAGGTGATCTGGTCGTCCGGGGATAGGGTCACGATCGCTCGTTTGTATTGAGCTTTGTACCCACTGAAGCGACCGACACGCCGTTTTTTACGGGGAGAGCGATAGGTGTTGACTTGGGTGACTTTGACCTCAAATAGGCTTTCGATCGCCGCTTTGATTTCGGGTTTGGTCGCCTGGGGAAGGACTTCAAAGACGTATTTGTTATCTTCTAGGAGTCGGGTTCCTTTTTCGGTGACGATCGGGCGGCGGATCAAGTCAGGTAGGGCACGGTTGGTTGAAATTGTCTTATTGCTCACCATAGACCTCCTGGATTTTTTCTAGGGCGGAACCGGTGGCGATGATTTTGTCTGCATTGAGAACGTCGTAGACGTTCAGTTGCTCGGCCCGGATTAACCGCAGTCTGGGGACATTGCGGGCAGACAAATAGAGGTTTTCATGGCGTTCGGGGATGATCAGCAGCACTTTGTCGGTTTCTGCTGCTCCCCAACGGGCGATCGCCTCTAGAAGGTCTTTGGTTTTGGGCCGAGCAAGGTTATCGCCGAATTCTTCGACCACTATCAGGTCATCGGTTCTACCCATTAAGGCGGTGGTTAAGGCCAAACGCCGCTCTTTGCGGTTCATTTTGGTTTCGTAGCTTCTGGGTTTGGGCCCGAAGATTACCCCACCTCCCCGCCACAGGGGAGAACGGAT from Roseofilum capinflatum BLCC-M114 encodes the following:
- the rpsC gene encoding 30S ribosomal protein S3 — protein: MGQKIHPTGFRLGITQEHRSRWFADDKHYPGILQEDFKIRKYVEKQLNNAGISTVRIERKADQIDLEIHTARPGVVVGRGGQGIESLRTSLQKEIGDSNRQIRINVVEVTRVDADSGLLAEYIAQQLERRVSFRRVVRQAIQRAQRAGIQGIKIQVSGRLNGAEIARTEWTREGRVPLHTLRADIDYAYRTAQTIYGILGIKVWVFKGEIIPGQEETPPPGPNPSRRRGNRRRPQFEDRSNES
- the rplV gene encoding 50S ribosomal protein L22 — translated: MAIDTSVETRAIARYIRMSPHKVRRVLDQIRGKTYRDALIILEFMPYRACQPVLKVLRSAVANAEHNEGLDPRTLVVSKAFADAGPALKRFRPRAQGRAYQIRKPTCHITVAVAPEAANS
- the rpsS gene encoding 30S ribosomal protein S19 encodes the protein MARSLKKGPFVADHLLTKVEKLNDKGEKQVIKTWSRASTVVPQMIGHTIAVHNGRQHVPVFITEQMVGHKLGEFAPTRTYRGHAKSDKKARR
- the rplB gene encoding 50S ribosomal protein L2; protein product: MGIRSYKPYTSSTRQQSVSDFAEITKDRPEKSLIKKKHRVKGRNNRGVITCRHRGGGHKRRYRLVDFRRNKHNIPAKVAAIEYDPNRNARLALLFYTDGEKRYILHPKGLAVGTTVISGETVPIEVGNCMPLANMPLGTSVHNIELVPGKGGQIVRAAGATAQVVAKEGDYVTLRLPSTEVRMVRRECYATIGQVGNVEARNISLGKAGRTRWKGRRPQVRGSVMNPVDHPHGGGEGRAPVGRSGPVTPWGKPALGAKTRKKHKSSDRLIVRRRRRTSKRGRGGRQA
- a CDS encoding 50S ribosomal protein L23, which produces MVSNKTISTNRALPDLIRRPIVTEKGTRLLEDNKYVFEVLPQATKPEIKAAIESLFEVKVTQVNTYRSPRKKRRVGRFSGYKAQYKRAIVTLSPDDQITLFPEV
- the rplD gene encoding 50S ribosomal protein L4 → MVSCVRKDWQGSEVGMANLELKVAKEETAAHIVHRALVRQLNNGRQGTASSKTRAEVRGGGRKPWRQKGTGRARAGSIRSPLWRGGGVIFGPKPRSYETKMNRKERRLALTTALMGRTDDLIVVEEFGDNLARPKTKDLLEAIARWGAAETDKVLLIIPERHENLYLSARNVPRLRLIRAEQLNVYDVLNADKIIATGSALEKIQEVYGEQ